The genomic interval GCCGCGCTGCTCCTGCTGTTCGGCCCGACCGTCATGTCCAATCTGCCGGCCGAGGCCCGCTGGTTCATCGCAGCGGTCATCCTGCTCAACACGCTGATACTTCCGGCCTTCTCGCTGGCCGTACTGAAACTGTTCGGCGGTCTGTCCGACCTCAGGCTGCAAAATCAGAGACAGCGCATGCTGCCGATGGGTATCGTAGCCGTCTGCTATATGCTGTGCATTCTGTCGTTTCGGCAAATGACGGTCGCTTTTCTGGTCGACCGGTTTCTGATCGCGGCGCTCTGCTGCGTAGTGATCGCGTTCGTCGTCAACCTCTACTGGAAAATCAGTCTCCACATGACAGCGGCAGGCGGCCTGCTGGGTATGATGATCGTGATGAATTACACGGGACTGGCGCAGTTTCGGACTGCGCTCATCGTCCTGACCGTTCTGACGGGCGCGCTCGGCAGCTCCCGCCTGCAACTGGGCAGCCACAGTCTCGCTCAGGTCGGGGCCGGTGCGGCGGCAGGCGTAGCCGTCACGGCGGCCACCGTGCTGCTGATCTGACACAGGCGCTTTTGCCCGGTCGGTCTGTCCGAAATGCTTGGTTTTTCAAGCCTTATTCGTTATTTTTGACTGGAACCTAACAAACTCTGCCGATATGAATAAAAAATCGTTGCTTGCCGCAGCCGCACTGCTGCTGGGCTCGTCCGGCTCCGCCCAATGGCAGCCGGCCGGGGACAAGATCAAAACGCCATGGGCCGAAAAGGTCGACCCGGCCTGCCCGCTGAACGAATACCCGCGCCCTCTGGCGGAAAGAGCGCGATGGAAAAATCTGAACGGACTGTGGAATTACTCGATCGTCCCGGCCGGAACGCCTGCCGGAGCCTACGACGGCCAAATTCTCGTACCGTTCGCCGTCGAGTCGAGCCTGTCGGGCGTAGGCAAGCGGCTCGGAGCCGAAAACGAGCTGTGGTACGCCCGCACGTTCGTCGTCCCGACCGACTGGAGCGGCGACCGGATACTGCTCCACTTCGGCGCCGTAGACTGGAAAGCCGACGTCTGGGTCAACGACGTGCAGGTAGGCAGCCACACGGGCGGCTACACTCCGTTCACGTTCGACATAACGGCCGCGCTGCACAGGAAAGGGGAAAACACGCTGAAGGTCCGGGTCTGGGACCCGACCGAGCGGGGTGAGCAGCCGCGCGGCAAGCAGACGTCCGCCCCCGGCGGAATCTGGTACACGCCGGTCAGCGGGATCTGGCAGACGGTCTGGCTCGAACCGGTTCCGCAACGATACATCGCCGGGCTGCGGACGACGCCCGACATCGACCGCCGCACGCTGCGCATCGAAGCCGACGTGCCCGATGCGGAGCCGAACGACCGGATCGAAGTGACGGTCATGGACGGCGAGCGGACGGTCGCTACCGCCGTGGCCCTGCCGGGCGTGGCGGCCGAAGCGGCCATGCCGGCCGATATGAAACTGTGGAGTCCCGACTCGCCTTTCCTGTACGACCTGCGGGTAACGCTCAAATCCGGCAAGGAAACGGTCGACGAGGTGAAAAGCTACGCGGCCATGCGCAAATTTTCGACGGCCCGCGATGCGGACGGCATCGTCCGGCTGCAGCTCAATAACCGCGACCTGTTCATGTTCGGACCGCTCGATCAGGGCTGGTGGCCCGACGGACTTTACACGGCCCCGACGGACGAGGCGCTCGAATACGACGTAATCAAGACCAAGCAATGGGGATTCAACATGATCCGCAAGCACGTCAAAGTCGAGCCGGCCCGCTGGTACACACACTGCGACCGGCACGGAATCATCGTCTGGCAGGACATGCCCAGCAGCACGGGCGGACCGCAATGGCAGATGGAACAATATTTCGACGGAGCCGAATGGCAGCGGTCGCCGGAATCAGAAGCCGACTTCCGCAAGGAATGGCAGGAAATCATGGACTATCTCTACTCAAATCCGTGCATCGGCGTTTGGGTTCCGTTCAACGAGGCGTGGGGCCAGTTCGAAACCGCAGAGATCGCGCAATGGACCAAGACGCACGATCCGACCCGTCTGGTGAATCCGGCCAGCGGAGGCAATCACTACCCCTGCGGCGACATGCTCGACCTGCACCACTACCCGGACCCCGAAATGTATCTTTACGACGCGAAGCGCGCGACTGTGCTCGGCGAATACGGAGGAATCGGCATGGCGGCCGAGGGGCATCTGTGGGAACCGGACCGCAACTGGGGATACGTCCAGTTCAAGACACCGGCGGAAGTGACGGAAGCCTATCTCCGCTACACGGGCATGCTGCTCGACATGATCCCGCGCGGATTCTCGGCCGGCGTCTACACGCAGACGAGCGACGTGGAAATCGAAGTGAACGGACTGATGACCTACGACCGGAAAAAGATCAAGATCGACGAAACCAAAGTACGCGAGATCAACCAAGCGATCTGCCGCTCGCTGGAGCACAAAGATAAAACGGCACGAAAACAATAATACGGCTCACTCTCCCGTTTCGTAAGAGAGTTCCAGATAACAAACAAGACGGTCTTATTCGATAAGCGGCGGACGGAAGACGTTCCGCCGCTTGTTTTTTGGCATGGACTTTGCAGTACTCACAATCGAAAGGCGTTCCGCCATGCACGGTTTTCGGAAACGGCAAAACGGAAGATCGGATTTTCGGCACGGTATTTGAAGTATTCCGAAAGCAGAAAGCGACGACGCGAAACAAGTCGCACGAAATTTGGCACAGAGTTTGAAATATACGCTTTAGAAAGTAAAGTGGACAAGCAACAAGGTTTCTTCATTTATTTAAGTTTGGGTTAGTAGTTTAGGGATGCAAGTCCCGCAGAAGGAGGCAGCCGCGACGGCTCCCTCCTTTTTGTTTTCGGGCAAGACGAACCCGCGCAGCCCGCTCGGGAGTCCGCGAAACACGAAGGCCGTAGAAACAGGCTGAGCATCCGCTGGTTTTCCACACTGCGCGCTCCACACATTTCCACAGAATACCACACTTCTCCACATGCAGGGTTTCCGTCGCACACGCCATGCGGCCGGCCGATGAAATCGAGGGCGGACAAGGAATGCGGAGCATAACCCGCGCCCGGGGTATCGGAGAGGTGACCGGATCGTGAAAATCGTGCCGCCCGTAACCGGCCGGGGCAAAGAAGACGGGCCGAACCTCCGACTTCACCGGCAACATGTTATCCAGACGAAAGAATCGGCCGAACGCATAAGCGGCCATGCAAACCGGAAGCGATACACGGAGGTTCCGAATATCTTCCCCGGGAAAGACTATCCGGACCGGGCCCCCTTCATGGCCGAAACCGGCATGAAAACCGCCGGACTTCCCCAACAGGAATACACCTTTCGAGCGACAGCCTGGCCAAACGGAAAGAAGCGCGCCTCCGACGGAAACGCACGATCACGAAAGAGAGATCATAAAACGACCGGAAACGAGCTACTTGCGAACCAGCTTCGTCTTGTAGGCAGCCTTGTACTTGCCTTTGGCCATGGCGGCCAGCTTGCCCTTGATCAGCGTCTTGCGCAACGGAGAGAGACGATCGACGAACAGCTTGCCGTCCAGGTGATCGTACTCGTGCTGAATCACCCGGGCCGCGAAGCCGTCGTACTCCTCGTCGTGTTCGACAAAATGCTCGTCCACATAGCGGATGCGTATCCTTTCCGGCCGGCTCACGTCCTCGTTCAAGCGGGGCAGGCTCAGGCAACCCTCGCCGTAGAGCACCTCCTCGCCGGAACGCTCGTAAATCCGGGCATTGATGAAGGTCTTGCGAAACCCGGCCAGACGCGGGTCCTCGTCGGCATTGACCGACGCGTCGACAACGAACACGCGGATGTTGCGGCCGACCTGCGGAGCGGCGAGCCCCACCCCGTCGGCCTCGTACATCGTCTCCCACAAATCCGCCAGAAAGCGATCCAAATCGGGATAATCCTTCGTAATGTCGACCGACTCGTTGCGCAGAACCGGCGACCCGTAGATATAAATCGGTAAAAACATAGTCGCGTATCTTCCTTTTACTCTTTTCCTGATACCGGGCCGTCCGCCCGGAACCTTTCGGCCGACTCCATGTACCCCTGCAGGATGATCGTCGCGCTGACGCGGTCGACCAAGCCCTTGTCATGGCGACGGCGGCTCTTGGGCACGCCGCCCTCGATAATGGCCCGTTGGGCCAGCACGGAGGTGAAACGCTCGTCGAACAGCTCGACGCGCACCCCGGGCAACTCCTTCCGGAGACGCTCGACCAACGGGCGTATCTGCGAATAGCTCGCCGACGGAGCCCCGCTCATCTGCCGGGGCATGCCCACGACGATCAGATCGACGCCCTCGGCGACCACATAGCGTTTCACGTAATCGAGCAGCGCGGCAGTAGGCACCGTATCGAGCGCCCCGGCAATGATCCGCAACGGGTCGGTCACCGCCAGTCCCGTCCGCTTCGCCCCGTAGTCGATCGCCAGAATCCGCCCCATAATTTCCTCGCCGCCTTTCCGGCGTTCGCACGCAAAGTTAAGAAAAAAACCTATCTTTGCATCTGCGTCGCGCGAACGCCATGACGGACAATGGCCGTCGGAGCCGAACGCCTCCCGGCGCCGCAACGATTTTCGACCCTTATATGCTTATGAACGGTCCGAACAAAAAAATATCGAATCGCCTCGCCCTGTATTTTGCCGCCGCCTTTCTGTCGGTGCAAGAGCTACCGGCCCAACAGCCGGCGGAACGGGCCGTGCCGCTCGCCGGGATTCATATCCGCGACCCGTATATCCTGCCCGTCGCAGGCGACAGCACGTATTACCTGTTCGGGACCAACCAAGCCGACGTTTCGTACCGTTCCAAAGGGTTTTACTGCTATGCGAGCCGCGACCTGAAAGAGTGGACGGGCCCCTACCCCGCTTTCGTTCCGGACGAAGGCTTCTGGGGCGGGAACAATTTCTGGGCGGCCGAATGCCATGCCTATCGGGACAAATACTATCTGTTCGCGACGATACGCGGCAAGGCCGACAGCCTGCTCGGCACAGCCATATTCGAGGCCGACACGCCGAGAGGACCTTACAGGGAGCACAGCAAAGGGCGCGTTACGCCCGAAGACTGGAACTCGCTCGACGGAACGCTGCATGTGGACCGACAAGGACGGCCATGGATGGTTTTCTGCCATGAGTGGACGCAGATCGGCAA from Alistipes ihumii AP11 carries:
- the ruvX gene encoding Holliday junction resolvase RuvX, which produces MGRILAIDYGAKRTGLAVTDPLRIIAGALDTVPTAALLDYVKRYVVAEGVDLIVVGMPRQMSGAPSASYSQIRPLVERLRKELPGVRVELFDERFTSVLAQRAIIEGGVPKSRRRHDKGLVDRVSATIILQGYMESAERFRADGPVSGKE
- the def gene encoding peptide deformylase — its product is MFLPIYIYGSPVLRNESVDITKDYPDLDRFLADLWETMYEADGVGLAAPQVGRNIRVFVVDASVNADEDPRLAGFRKTFINARIYERSGEEVLYGEGCLSLPRLNEDVSRPERIRIRYVDEHFVEHDEEYDGFAARVIQHEYDHLDGKLFVDRLSPLRKTLIKGKLAAMAKGKYKAAYKTKLVRK
- a CDS encoding glycoside hydrolase family 43 protein, whose amino-acid sequence is MNGPNKKISNRLALYFAAAFLSVQELPAQQPAERAVPLAGIHIRDPYILPVAGDSTYYLFGTNQADVSYRSKGFYCYASRDLKEWTGPYPAFVPDEGFWGGNNFWAAECHAYRDKYYLFATIRGKADSLLGTAIFEADTPRGPYREHSKGRVTPEDWNSLDGTLHVDRQGRPWMVFCHEWTQIGNGTVEAVRLKKDLSGPAGKPVTLFKASEAPWVRSHVPGEKLYVTDGPFLLRNSRGELLMLWSSFTDEGYAIGLARSRSGDIGGPWEQFPQPIFRRDGGHGMILRTFDGRLLLSIHQPNRTPDERTKLFPLRETADGGLEIAGDALP
- a CDS encoding glycoside hydrolase family 2 protein; this translates as MNKKSLLAAAALLLGSSGSAQWQPAGDKIKTPWAEKVDPACPLNEYPRPLAERARWKNLNGLWNYSIVPAGTPAGAYDGQILVPFAVESSLSGVGKRLGAENELWYARTFVVPTDWSGDRILLHFGAVDWKADVWVNDVQVGSHTGGYTPFTFDITAALHRKGENTLKVRVWDPTERGEQPRGKQTSAPGGIWYTPVSGIWQTVWLEPVPQRYIAGLRTTPDIDRRTLRIEADVPDAEPNDRIEVTVMDGERTVATAVALPGVAAEAAMPADMKLWSPDSPFLYDLRVTLKSGKETVDEVKSYAAMRKFSTARDADGIVRLQLNNRDLFMFGPLDQGWWPDGLYTAPTDEALEYDVIKTKQWGFNMIRKHVKVEPARWYTHCDRHGIIVWQDMPSSTGGPQWQMEQYFDGAEWQRSPESEADFRKEWQEIMDYLYSNPCIGVWVPFNEAWGQFETAEIAQWTKTHDPTRLVNPASGGNHYPCGDMLDLHHYPDPEMYLYDAKRATVLGEYGGIGMAAEGHLWEPDRNWGYVQFKTPAEVTEAYLRYTGMLLDMIPRGFSAGVYTQTSDVEIEVNGLMTYDRKKIKIDETKVREINQAICRSLEHKDKTARKQ